In Bradyrhizobium symbiodeficiens, the genomic stretch CCGGCGCCTTCAACAGATTTGCATTGTCCATGTAGAAGGAATCCTTCCACTGGATCTCGACGAAGCCACCGAGACCGGTCAGGGGGCCGGCGAATTCGTCGTAGCCAATTCGAGCCGTCAGCTCGTTGGGCGATATTCCGGGGATCTTGTTGCCGGCCCGGTTGAAGCTGAACACCGCGCCGTTGGTGATGTTCTCGACATATTCGGTATAGACCTCGTCGAGATAGGTGTACGCCGCCATGAACCGCCAGCCCGGATAGAACTTCCAGTCGGCGGCAAGCTCGATGCCGCGATGTTCCGAGCGCGGCGCGTTGAACGTATAGGAAACACCGGCAATCGGGGTCGCCTGACTGACGATCTCGTTGCGGAAGAATTCGTAAAAGCCGGTCGCGCTGAGCTTGAGCGTGTTGTTGGGAGTCCAGTCGAAACCGAGATCGTAGCCCAAATTTTTCTGGACCTGGAGCTGGGTATTGTTGCCCGACAAGCCAGTCGGAAGGACAAAGAGATTCGAAACCTGCGGAGTGCCATATCCAGTGGCGACCCGTCCGCGGAAGAGCCATTCGTTGTTGAGATTGTAGAGCAGCGCCAGTTCTGGCGCTGCATTTTGAAACTGCCGGTCTGCCGTCGTCAGCGTCGTGGTGGTGATGCCGCTGGGGCCGGCATAAGCATACGCCGTATTGACGCCTTTCAGCAGGGTCGTCTCCCAGCCGATACCGGCAACCGCCGTCAACGCAGATGTGAGCTTGAGCTCTTCCCTGACACGTACGCCAAAATTTGTCGTTTCACTGTGGAGGTTGCTCGACAGCCTGCCGAGCGTCGCGTTGCCTCCGGGCATCACGTTTCGCGTGTCGCTCGATGCCGTCAGAGTATTGTAGAAGGCGCCAAAGAACGCAGTGGACTCCAAGCCTAATATCTCTCCGCGCTTGGTGAGATCGCTCATGTAATTATACGACGGAAAATCGCCGATCGCACTGGTCGAGCCGGTGGGCTGACTGATGTTCCGGTCGTCAAACACGAACTGGTTACGCCACGTCGTCGTATTGTCGAAGTCGTGCTCCCAACGGCCGCCGACGATGGTTCGGCGATCGTTTCGCCCGAGCCCGGCCTGCGTGGCGGTCTCGGTGTCCTTGCCGCCGTTGAAGCCGTTGTTGAAAAGAGACACGGTGGGACATCCGGCCGTCCCCGTGCCGGTCGTGCAACCCTGCTGGAAGGGATTGGTGTAGAACTGGTTCAGCGACTGCCGAAGCGGCAGCCGCGCGCTGAGATCGTTGTTGATGATCTTGACCGTGAAGCGGTCGTCCGGCGTTGCCTTGAGCGTGCCGAGGAAGTTGACGGTCTGCGTATTGAACCAGCTGTTGCCGATATAGCCGTCGCCCCGTGTGTCGCTCGCGAACAGGGAGCCCTCGAAGTTCCCGACCTTCTTGCCGGCCGCCAGGTAGTTGTTGAGGTAACCGTAGCTGCCGCCATCGACGCCGTATTCGACACCGTCGATCGTGCCACCCGGCCGTGTGCGAAAATTGAGCGCGCCGCCGGTCGCATAATTGCCGTAGAGCGCCGACGAGGGGCCACGGATCACGTCGATCGCACTGTAGGCGTGCGGATCGATCAAGTCGCTGCGCGACAGGCCGTCCGGCTGCGTCACCGGGAAGCCGTCGTCGAAGATCACGAGATTGCGGATCGCGAAACCGTTCCGGGCGTTGGATCCGCGAATCGAGATGCCGAAGTCGCGCGGGCCATTACCCTGCTTGATCGAAATACCCGGGCTGTCCCGCAAGACGTCGCCGACCGAAAACGACGGGCGGTTGTCGAACTGGCTGCGATCGATGGTCGTCGCGGTCTGGCCGGCCGGCGCTTGGTTGAGACCGGCCCGCGCTGCGCCGGTGGACATGATGTTGTTTTGCCCCTGGGCGCCATCGGTCGCGGTCGGCGCGACCGGCCTCGCTGCCCGCGACGCCGAAGCGGAGCGTTGCCGCGTTGGCCGGGTGATTGGTTTGGCACGGGACGTTTTGGGCGCCTCGACCGTCACTGCGGGAATCGCTTCCGAGGCAGCCTGGGCGAGCGCGTCTGAACCGATCGGGGACACCAGCCCGAAAAACAGGGGCAAGCCGGCGCGCCCCATCGCACGAATGCGTAACATCTCTTGAATTCCTGACATCCGGCATTGCGGCCGGTCCATTAAGCACGCCGTCGGCACGACAATTGCGCGCACCAACGGTTCGATTTGTCGCTACGTCAGGAAAATTGAGGTGGGGCGCGCGCCTGGGCGCTCGGACCCTTGGGAGCGGCGATGGCCGACGCATCCGCCGGCTGCCACACCACGCGCTCGGCATGGCGGAACGGAATCGAGAGTCCCGCGTGGGTCGGCGAATCGAGCGAGGCGCCCGCCTGAGCCAGGCAACACAGGGCGCACGCGCCCGCACGCGCGGTCGGGGTGCCGGTCCGATCGTCGAGGCCGCCCTGTTCGTTCGCACTGTGGCAGATGACGGCGGCAGACAGCGGATCGGCAACGGCCCGGCCGGTCGCCCAGCACGCGGCAATCGGCGCCAGCACCTGCATCACCAGGGCGAGCAGGACCAGGGGGAGGAATTTCTGTAGCCGCGCGTGCATCCGCCGAACCATTCGTTCGCCGGCTAACTAAACACCGCGCCGGGCTCAAGTCGAGATCAGTTCCGCCGCCTTCTTGGCCCAGCGCAAATTTGTCGAAAATCGAGGTCCGACGACTCCATTATCGCCAAGCGTCCGGTATTTGAGGCAAATCAAGGGGTCGGGCATCCACAAATTTCTTATATTTGTCATACACTTGCGGGACCAAAAGCCCGATCATTTCGTCTATTGCTCGAATTTTGAACATTCGTTGCTGAAAATGATGACAAGTGAGAAAAGTTGATCTAGCATCCCCTTGCTCAGGCTGGCCGCGAGGTCGAAGTCTGGTGGTCCAAGTCTCGGGAGGAGCCCCTGGCGCGCAAAACGCAGCGTCGCCCCGTCAATCAAGAGCAAATCTTAGAATCGGGGATAATAGGGTCGACACAATTTTCGAGCGGGGCTAGGGCCCCGCTCTTTTTTTGTCCGCATGGCACTTCTGCCGATGAATAAGTCCCCCAATCCGGTCGAACTCAGCTTTGAGCTCGTGCCCTTGCGCTGCACCGATCTCACGCCGCTGGTCTATCAACGCCTGTTCGACGAACGTCCCGAAACGCAGGCGATGTTCCGCTCGCAGGGCGGCGACCTCGTGAAGGGATCGATGCTCGCGCTGACGATCGGGGCGATTCTCGATCTGGCCGCTGAGCGTCGCGGGCAATTCCGGCTGATTGCCTGCGAGCTTGCCTCGCACGACGCCTATGGCACGTCGCGCCAGCTGTTCATCGCCTTCTTCGCGGTCATCAGGGACACGCTGCGCGATCTGCTCGGCGATGAATGGTCCATCGAGATCGCGCAGGCCTGGGACACATTGCTCACCGACATCGACGCACTCACCGGCACGACAGCCTGACGCTTTGCGCTGCACCAACGCGGCTTGCTGCGAGCGCAGCGAGTGATTGCAGATTGAGTGGCGTCAACTCTTGTGAGACACTTTCGGACATCGGTTGCGCAATCAATGACGCGCCGACGATAAAATTTATGGGAGCGAGCGATGTCCGGGACGAAAGATTTCTCGACGACGAGGCGCGATCTTCTTCAGGCGGCTGCGACCGCCGGCGCCGGAGCTGCCCTGCTCGGCAGCATGGGCATAAACCCTGCATTGGCCGCCGAGGTCGGGCGAAGCGAGAAGCCGCTGAAGGCGGCGTTCTCCAATGCGGGCCTTCAGGCCACCTGGTGCGCGCAAGGCAAGCAAGCCGCCGAATTCTGGGGCAAGCTGTTCAATGTCGAGGTCACCTGGTTCGACGGCCAGCTCGACGCGGTGAAGCAGCGCGCGGCGATCGACAACATGGCCTCGCAGAAATGGGACTTCGCCGCGATCCAGGCCTTCGGCATCGGCACCCTCACCCAGCCCGTGCAGAAGATGATCGACGCCGGCACGCCCGTGATCGATATGGACACGCTGATCGCACCGCTCGACCAGATCAACGTCCACTCCTTCCTCGCCCCTGACAACGAGTTCATGGGCGCCTCTGTGACGCAGGCGCTGTGCAATGCGATGGGCGGCAAGGGCAAGATCATCATGACGCAGGGCGCGCTCGGGCATACCGGCGCGCAAGGGCGGGCAAAAGGCTTCACCAACACGGTGAAGCAATTCCCCGGCATCGAGGTGCTCGACACCCAGCCGGCCGACTGGGACGTCTCCAAGACGGCGCGGCTCTGGGAAACCTATCTGACCAAGTACCCGCAGATCGACGCGGCGTTCTTCCACAATGACGACATGGCGCTTGCCGCCGCCAACATCATGAAGGCGCGGGGCCGCACCAACATCCTGATCGGCGGCGTCGATGCCATGCCGCCGGCGATCCAGGCGGTAAGCGAAGGCCGTATGTTCGCGACCGTGCGCAATCCGTCCTGCCGTATCCATGGCGGCGCCATCATCGCTGGCGTCTCGGCCGTTGTCGGCGGCGAAAAGAGCGGAAAGGGCATTCCCAAGAACGTCGTCACCGACGGCCCGGTCGTAACCAAGGCCAACGCCGCCGGGATGCAGTGGATGCAGGATCACTTCCTGATCTGAGCCTCCAATATCTGAGCTTTCATGCGAGAGGATCGTTCGCCCATCCTTGAACTGCAGGGCATCACGAAGAGCTTCGGCGGCGTCGAAGCGCTTCGTGGTGTCGACTTCGCGCTCCACGCAAGTGAGATCCACGGTCTCGTCGGCGAGAACGGCGCGGGAAAAAGCACGCTGATGAAGATCATCGCCGGCGTGCACACCGAATTCTCCGGCCGCTTCCTGATCGACGGCCAGGCGACGCATTTCCGCTCGGCGCGCGATGCGCACGCGGCCGGCATCGCCATGGTGCATCAGGAACTCTCCGTCGCACCCGACCTCACCGTCGCGGAGAATGTCTTCCTCGGCAACCAGCCGACCAACGCCCTCGGCCTCGTACAATGGCGGCGCATGGCGCGCGAGGCCGGTGAGCAGCTGGCACGACTGGGTCTCGACGTCGATCCGATGAGCCGGCTCGGCGACCTCTCGATCGGCCTGCAGCAGCTGATCGAGATCGCGCGCGTGCTGTTCTCCGGCGCCCGCATCGTCATCCTGGACGAGCCGACCTCCGCCCTCTCCCCGCCCGAGGTCGAGCGTCTGTTCGCGACGCTGCGGCGGCTGCGCGAAGAGGGTACTGCAATCGTCTTCATCTCGCATTTCATCGAGGACATCCTGCGCGTGTCGGACACGGTGACCGTGTTCCGCAACGGGCGGAAGGTCGCGGAGACCGCGAGCGCCGCCACCAGCAAGGGCGCGCTGATCGAGGCCATGATCGGTCGCGGCGGCGAAGCGCTCGAGCACAGCTACAGCGACGATCTGATGCTGCCAACGCCGAGCGACAGCCCGGTGGTGCTCAAAGTCGACCAGCTGTCGCTGGCGCGCAGCCTGAAGGACATTTCCTTCGAGGCCCGCGCCGGCGAGGTGCTCGGCATCTACGGCTTCATGGGCTGTGGCCAGCAGGAATTGTCGCGCATCCTGTTCGGCAAGCTGAAGCCGGACGCCGGCACGCTTGCCGTCGAGGGTACGCCGAAAACCTTTGCCAGCACGGCGGCGGCGCGGCGCGCCGGAGTGGCGCTGGTGCCCGAGAGCCGGCGCGACATGCTGTTCCACCAGGAGCCGGTCTACAAGAACATCTCGATCAGCATTTTGGACCGCATCTCGTCCCTGCTGCTC encodes the following:
- a CDS encoding TonB-dependent receptor family protein — encoded protein: MSTGAARAGLNQAPAGQTATTIDRSQFDNRPSFSVGDVLRDSPGISIKQGNGPRDFGISIRGSNARNGFAIRNLVIFDDGFPVTQPDGLSRSDLIDPHAYSAIDVIRGPSSALYGNYATGGALNFRTRPGGTIDGVEYGVDGGSYGYLNNYLAAGKKVGNFEGSLFASDTRGDGYIGNSWFNTQTVNFLGTLKATPDDRFTVKIINNDLSARLPLRQSLNQFYTNPFQQGCTTGTGTAGCPTVSLFNNGFNGGKDTETATQAGLGRNDRRTIVGGRWEHDFDNTTTWRNQFVFDDRNISQPTGSTSAIGDFPSYNYMSDLTKRGEILGLESTAFFGAFYNTLTASSDTRNVMPGGNATLGRLSSNLHSETTNFGVRVREELKLTSALTAVAGIGWETTLLKGVNTAYAYAGPSGITTTTLTTADRQFQNAAPELALLYNLNNEWLFRGRVATGYGTPQVSNLFVLPTGLSGNNTQLQVQKNLGYDLGFDWTPNNTLKLSATGFYEFFRNEIVSQATPIAGVSYTFNAPRSEHRGIELAADWKFYPGWRFMAAYTYLDEVYTEYVENITNGAVFSFNRAGNKIPGISPNELTARIGYDEFAGPLTGLGGFVEIQWKDSFYMDNANLLKAPGYELVNANVHYKTDLLSDTFRSLNLFLEVRNVFDRTYVASANNIANTVTGGLPSSASALANTAGSIYAGSPRTFVAGMKVAFK
- a CDS encoding DUF2946 family protein codes for the protein MVRRMHARLQKFLPLVLLALVMQVLAPIAACWATGRAVADPLSAAVICHSANEQGGLDDRTGTPTARAGACALCCLAQAGASLDSPTHAGLSIPFRHAERVVWQPADASAIAAPKGPSAQARAPPQFS
- a CDS encoding globin; translated protein: MNKSPNPVELSFELVPLRCTDLTPLVYQRLFDERPETQAMFRSQGGDLVKGSMLALTIGAILDLAAERRGQFRLIACELASHDAYGTSRQLFIAFFAVIRDTLRDLLGDEWSIEIAQAWDTLLTDIDALTGTTA
- a CDS encoding sugar ABC transporter substrate-binding protein — translated: MSGTKDFSTTRRDLLQAAATAGAGAALLGSMGINPALAAEVGRSEKPLKAAFSNAGLQATWCAQGKQAAEFWGKLFNVEVTWFDGQLDAVKQRAAIDNMASQKWDFAAIQAFGIGTLTQPVQKMIDAGTPVIDMDTLIAPLDQINVHSFLAPDNEFMGASVTQALCNAMGGKGKIIMTQGALGHTGAQGRAKGFTNTVKQFPGIEVLDTQPADWDVSKTARLWETYLTKYPQIDAAFFHNDDMALAAANIMKARGRTNILIGGVDAMPPAIQAVSEGRMFATVRNPSCRIHGGAIIAGVSAVVGGEKSGKGIPKNVVTDGPVVTKANAAGMQWMQDHFLI
- a CDS encoding sugar ABC transporter ATP-binding protein, encoding MREDRSPILELQGITKSFGGVEALRGVDFALHASEIHGLVGENGAGKSTLMKIIAGVHTEFSGRFLIDGQATHFRSARDAHAAGIAMVHQELSVAPDLTVAENVFLGNQPTNALGLVQWRRMAREAGEQLARLGLDVDPMSRLGDLSIGLQQLIEIARVLFSGARIVILDEPTSALSPPEVERLFATLRRLREEGTAIVFISHFIEDILRVSDTVTVFRNGRKVAETASAATSKGALIEAMIGRGGEALEHSYSDDLMLPTPSDSPVVLKVDQLSLARSLKDISFEARAGEVLGIYGFMGCGQQELSRILFGKLKPDAGTLAVEGTPKTFASTAAARRAGVALVPESRRDMLFHQEPVYKNISISILDRISSLLLKPAQERDIAKRQVEQLQIRPPVVGLDLGMLSGGNQQKVALAKWLTYPPKLLVLCEPTRGMDVGAKNDVINIVRDLRAKGLAIIVLSTEPETVLSLADRILVLKRGVLVREFKNEPVSKDRLLEAA